The Desulfococcus multivorans DNA window TAGGGATTGACCATGGCCGAGGGAGATCGGTCCTCGAATCGATTGGGGGCCGGGCAGCGGAAAAGTTGGGTCCGATTGTTGTCGCCGTAGGATGCGTAGGCGGGTGAACACCCTGGCACCATTATTTTCAGCCGTTATTTCAAAATCGGCATCCATCTACGAACCGGTTAAAACGCTTGGCGCTTTGTTTCCCCGGATGCCAGGGGAATGTCCAAATCCCGGCAGGCGGCCAGGGTGATGGTCCGCATGTCCTCAGGCTCCAGGTTGTGCACGTTGGTCTTTCCGGTGCATCGGGCGATAACGGCGATCTCCTGGACCGCAGCCTTGATCCAGTTGATCATAGACGCCTCCAGAACCGGCACGGCATCCGTTTCCTGAAATGCCAGGATATCACCATACCGGACGCCTCCTGCGGCAAACCCCATGGCGGCGCCGATCACCGAGGCGGTGCAGTTCATGGCCAACGCCTTGGCCACGTCGGTGCCCGAACGCATCCCCCCGAAATTGAGCAGCGCGATCTCCTCCTCCATGTTTCGATCCCGGAGCAGTCGGATGGCGTCTCGCATGACGGTCAGGTCGGGTGCGGCCTTGAGTTCGCTCCACGGAACCCCGATACCGCTGCCGTCCAAAAGGAGCATGTCGAACCGATGATGTAGGGCATAGGGGACCGCCTCGGCCAGGTCCGGCCCTTTCACGGCCAATCCCAGCAGTTGACCGGAACGGCAACGCGTCATTGTCGTCAATGAAAAAGCGCCGCCGTGAACCTCGTAGATCATCCCGACGGCGCGAGGATCCGATCGATCGCCATCGGCAACGAGCTGAAACCACTGATGGCGATGCTTCTCGAAATCCTCCGCCGGCGGCTTTCGGCCGACATAACCACACCCGGTGGCCGCCAATGCCCTGGCCAGGGCCTGTCGGACATTTTCCGGGGCCCCGTCGAATCCGGTGAAAAGGAGCGGATGCGCGAGCACCACCGTAGGCTTGGAGCCGCCATTGTCACCGATTTCAATGCTTCGAGCGATATGGGTCCGGGTGGAACAGGACTCCCGATAGGGATCGATCACCAAACGCGTCAAGGCCGCAGATAGAAAAACCACGTCGTCCAGGTGCGACGGTCGGGACAGCGGGAAAGGATCCTCCCGAGGAACCCACAGTGCTCGGAGAATCTCCCGCTGACCGATGTCGTCCACGGCCGGCGTTCCGGACATGGCCCGGATCAACCGAAAGGACTTTCTTGAAAAGTTTGCCGTACCGGTTTCCGGTTTTGATTCTTTGGGGCCTGGTCGGTATTCCCGCAACCCCTTTCGATACTCCGGCGCATAGGGCAACCGGGTCAATTCGGCGGCCTCGGGAGTGAGGGCCACCAGATCGCCGCGGTTTAATTGGCGCACATCCGTATACCCCAGGGAACAGGTTACGGCCGCAAGCTGAAACCGCATCGACTCCAGGTAGGTGTGCATTCTCCAGGCCTGCTTTTCGACGTCGAACCGAGAGGTCCGCTCCGGCGACTGGGTGGCGATGCCCATTGGGCAATTGCCCGAGCTGCAGTCCATGCAACCGATACAGCCTCCGGCGATGAGCATCGACGTGCCGAGGCCCACGGCAGTCGCCCCCATGGCGATGGCCTTGGCTGCATCGACGCCGCTCTGGATGCCGCCCATCACCACGATGGGCAGTTGGCCTTCGGCGCCAATCTCGGCCAGACCGTCCAGGGCTTCCATCAGAGCCGAAACCGTAGGGATGCCGACGTACTCCGCCACCTCACTGCCGGCCGCACCCGTGCCGCCCTGAAGGCCGTCAAGCTCGACAAAATCGAGACCGTCCTTGAAGGCGATTTTGACGTCGTCCCGGGTACGGCCGCCCCCCAGCTTGATGGATACCGGCAGCCGCCACCCCACCGCTTCCCGGAACTCCCGAACCTTCATGATCAGATCGTCCCCGCCCAGGATGTCGGGATGACGCGACGGCGACCGCAGATCCATCCCTTCGGGTATGCCGCGCAGGGCAGCGATCTCCCGGGTCAGCTTGGCGGCCATGAGCTGCCCGCCCAGACCGGGCTTGGCGCCCTGGGAGATATAGATTTCCAGACCGTCGGCCCGTTTCATGTCATGAATGTTCCAGCCAAGACGGCCGGAAAGGCACTGGGCGATGAGTTGGCGGGCCTCGGCCCGCTCCACCGAATACATTCCGCCCTCCCCCGTGTTTTCGGAAATCCCGGAAAGACGCGAGGCGATCCCCAGGGCCGTCTTCATCTTGGGGCTCAGGGCCCCGAAACTCATGGGCGCGACCATAACCGGCATGCTGAGATCCAACGCCCGGGCGCCGTGCTTGTCGCCGATGAGGGTCCTCATGGCGACTCGGGATACCGGATCCGATGTCGTAGAGAGGCATTCCGGATCGCTTCGAAACGCGATGTCCGAAAAATGAGGCACGTGCCGGGCGGCACCGAATCCGCGAATCCGGCAACGGCCGATGGCGGACTTGATCCGGATGTCCTCCACCGTTTTCTCGTTCCAGTAAGATGCCCCGTTTCCGGAAAACAGAGTATGCGGAATGATCCGCCTACGGGATTCAGGAATACCGTACCGAAGGTCCCCACCCGCGCAGACGATCTTTTTGAATCGACCGTTGAAGC harbors:
- a CDS encoding glutamate synthase-related protein, which gives rise to MATIDLSHMSVRTANEVIKGYGAVHEDIDIINPDARHYIAVGLTNPIRLRIHGSAGYFCGGLTDGPHIDVERNVSWGVGDNMLAGTVVVGGNAGALAGEALRGGTVVIRGNMGSRAGQVMKKGTLCCAGHSSFMAGYMMYGGRMVILGDSGERVGENMVGGEIFVGGRIQSMGNDAAVVAPTDEETASVMAFLDRFDIRFNGRFKKIVCAGGDLRYGIPESRRRIIPHTLFSGNGASYWNEKTVEDIRIKSAIGRCRIRGFGAARHVPHFSDIAFRSDPECLSTTSDPVSRVAMRTLIGDKHGARALDLSMPVMVAPMSFGALSPKMKTALGIASRLSGISENTGEGGMYSVERAEARQLIAQCLSGRLGWNIHDMKRADGLEIYISQGAKPGLGGQLMAAKLTREIAALRGIPEGMDLRSPSRHPDILGGDDLIMKVREFREAVGWRLPVSIKLGGGRTRDDVKIAFKDGLDFVELDGLQGGTGAAGSEVAEYVGIPTVSALMEALDGLAEIGAEGQLPIVVMGGIQSGVDAAKAIAMGATAVGLGTSMLIAGGCIGCMDCSSGNCPMGIATQSPERTSRFDVEKQAWRMHTYLESMRFQLAAVTCSLGYTDVRQLNRGDLVALTPEAAELTRLPYAPEYRKGLREYRPGPKESKPETGTANFSRKSFRLIRAMSGTPAVDDIGQREILRALWVPREDPFPLSRPSHLDDVVFLSAALTRLVIDPYRESCSTRTHIARSIEIGDNGGSKPTVVLAHPLLFTGFDGAPENVRQALARALAATGCGYVGRKPPAEDFEKHRHQWFQLVADGDRSDPRAVGMIYEVHGGAFSLTTMTRCRSGQLLGLAVKGPDLAEAVPYALHHRFDMLLLDGSGIGVPWSELKAAPDLTVMRDAIRLLRDRNMEEEIALLNFGGMRSGTDVAKALAMNCTASVIGAAMGFAAGGVRYGDILAFQETDAVPVLEASMINWIKAAVQEIAVIARCTGKTNVHNLEPEDMRTITLAACRDLDIPLASGETKRQAF